One genomic region from Gossypium hirsutum isolate 1008001.06 chromosome D13, Gossypium_hirsutum_v2.1, whole genome shotgun sequence encodes:
- the LOC107920227 gene encoding zinc finger CCCH domain-containing protein 46 isoform X1: MDGYEATRIVFSRIQSLEPGNASRIMGLLLIQDHGDKEMIRLAFGPEALLHSVILKAKKELGLPINSSSSRLLGSNGVNLPFLSIPATNPSFTFTGMVDEFQLQDQLADACGGNTDSIRFPSYWGNTSFQRSNNTMNDILGADDPSSAFLWRPCLYFARGFCKNGNNCRFIHSGVGESAAEGDTIVGSPNKFEMMDQCHELLRSKSARQQRLAAAAAAVGAAQIMGSGSFPYSPKSINLVLQQPQNDAQRAALMMGDDMNKFNRSSPASRQIYLTFPADSTFREEDVSNYFSIYGPVQDVRIPYQQKRMFGFVTFIYPETVKMILAKGNPHFVCDSRVLVKPYKEKGKIPDEKQPQQQIENGTLTGLDSRDPFDVQLGTRMFYNNQDILRRRKLGDQTDLQQALELQNRRLMSLQLLDVKKHSPNLYGQSLVLPQENSSSPVPATLVTAAEKQTSTGKETVSSEENGSEKESPHCEDGNLPESLA, encoded by the exons atGGATGGTTATGAAGCAACTAGAATTGTTTTCTCAAGAATCCAAAGCTTAGAACCAGGAAATGCTTCTAGAATCATGGGGTTACTTCTCATTCAAGATCATGGTGATAAAGAGATGATTCGTTTAGCTTTTGGTCCTGAAGCTTTACTTCACTCAGTGATTCTCAAGGCCAAGAAGGAGCTTGGTCTTCCCATCAACTCATCTTCTTCAAGGCTCTTAGGGAGTAATGGAGTTAATCTTCCATTTCTATCAATCCCTGCTACCAACCCTTCTTTTACTTTTACTGGTATGGTTGATGAGTTTCAACTTCAAGACCAACTAGCTGATGCTTGTGGTGGTAACACTGACTCAATTCGTTTTCCTTCATATTGGGGAAACACCTCTTTTCAAAGGAGCAATAACACTATGAATGATATTTTAGGAGCTGATGACCCTTCTTCAGCTTTTTTGTGGAGACCCTGTTTGTATTTTGCTAGAGGGTTTTGTAAAAATGGGAACAATTGTAGGTTTATCCATAGTGGGGTTGGGGAGTCTGCTGCTGAAGGTGACACCATTGTTGGGTCACCTAACAAGTTTGAAATGATGGACCAGTGCCATGAGTTGCTTAGATCTAAATCAGCTAGGCAACAAAGGctggctgctgctgctgctgctgttggTGCTGCTCAGATAATGGGCTCTGGTTCTTTTCCATACTCACCAAAGTccatcaatttagtccttcaacaGCCCCAAAATGATGCTCAGAG GGCTGCTTTAATGATGGGTGATGATATGAACAAGTTCAACCGTTCAAGTCCAGCTTCAAGGCAGATATACTTGACTTTCCCAGCTGACAGTACTTTCAGAGAAGAGGATGTGTCAAATTATttcag CATATATGGACCCGTTCAAGATGTGAGGATACCATACCAACAAAAGAGAATGTTTGGGTTTGTTACTTTTATATACCCTGAGACAGTGAAGATGATTTTAGCTAAAGGAAACCCGCATTTCGTTTGCGATTCTCGGGTTTTAGTGAAGCCATACAAGGAGAAAGGGAAAATCCCAGACGA GAAGCAACCACAACAACAGATTGAAAATGGAACCCTAACTGGTCTTGATTCTAGAGATCCATTTGATGTTCAACTTG GTACAAGGATGTTTTACAATAACCAAGACATATTACGGAGGAGAAAATTGGGGGACCAAACTGATCTGCAACAAGCCCTTGAGCTTCAAAATAGAAGGTTGATGAGTCTGCAACTCCTTGATGTTAAGAAACACTCACCAAACCTTTACGGCCAGTCTCTTGTACTTCCACAAG AGAATAGTTCTAGCCCTGTGCCGGCTACATTGGTCACTGCTGCCGAGAAACAAACGAGTACTGGTAAAGAAACAGTCAGTTCTGAAGAGAATGGTAGTGAGAAGGAGAGCCCTCATTGTGAAGATGGTAATCTGCCAGAAAG TTTGGCATAA
- the LOC107920073 gene encoding UMP-CMP kinase 3 yields the protein MGAVNVANKDINVSLAEKKPRVVFVLGGPGSGKGTQCANIVEHFHYTHLSAGDLLRAEIKSGSENGTMIQNMIKEGKIVPSEVTIKLLEKAMLESGNDKFLIDGFPRNEENRAAFEAVTKIEPEFVLFFNCPEEEMEKRLLSRNQGREDDNIETIRKRFKVFLDSSLPVIEYYKVKGKVREIEAAKPIGEVFEAVKVVFTPKAEKVVA from the exons ATGGGAGCAGTTAATGTTGCAAACAAG GATATCAATGTTAGCTTAGCTGAAAAAAAGCCTAGAGTTGTTTTTGTTTTGG GTGGCCCTGGCAGTGGGAAAGGTACCCAATGCGCAAATATAGTCGAACACTTTCATTACACCCATCTCAGTGCTGGAGATCTTCTCCGAGCAGAAATTAAGTCTGGTTCGGAAAATGG AACCATGATTCAGAACATGATCAAAGAAGGAAAGATTGTTCCTTCCGAGGTCACAATTAAGCTTCTCGAGAAAGCAATGCTGGAAAGTGGTAATGACAAGTTCCTTATCGATGGTTTTCCTCGTAATGAAGAAAACCGTGCAGCATTCGAAGCTGTT ACAAAAATCGAGCCAGAATTTGTCCTGTTTTTCAATTGCCCTGAAGAAGAGATGGAGAAGCGTCTTCTGAGTAGGAACCAG GGAAGAGAAGATGATAACATCGAAACAATAAGGAAACGATTCAAGGTGTTTCTCGATTCCAGCCTTCCTGTAATCGAGTACTATAAGGTCAAGGGAAAAGTTCGAGAG ATTGAAGCTGCAAAGCCCATAGGAGAGGTGTTTGAGGCCGTTAAAGTTGTCTTCACCCCAAAAGCtgaaaag GTTGTTGCCTAG
- the LOC107920227 gene encoding zinc finger CCCH domain-containing protein 23 isoform X2 codes for MDGYEATRIVFSRIQSLEPGNASRIMGLLLIQDHGDKEMIRLAFGPEALLHSVILKAKKELGLPINSSSSRLLGSNGVNLPFLSIPATNPSFTFTGMVDEFQLQDQLADACGGNTDSIRFPSYWGNTSFQRSNNTMNDILGADDPSSAFLWRPCLYFARGFCKNGNNCRFIHSGVGESAAEGDTIVGSPNKFEMMDQCHELLRSKSARQQRLAAAAAAVGAAQIMGSGSFPYSPKSINLVLQQPQNDAQRAALMMGDDMNKFNRSSPASRQIYLTFPADSTFREEDVSNYFRKQPQQQIENGTLTGLDSRDPFDVQLGTRMFYNNQDILRRRKLGDQTDLQQALELQNRRLMSLQLLDVKKHSPNLYGQSLVLPQENSSSPVPATLVTAAEKQTSTGKETVSSEENGSEKESPHCEDGNLPESLA; via the exons atGGATGGTTATGAAGCAACTAGAATTGTTTTCTCAAGAATCCAAAGCTTAGAACCAGGAAATGCTTCTAGAATCATGGGGTTACTTCTCATTCAAGATCATGGTGATAAAGAGATGATTCGTTTAGCTTTTGGTCCTGAAGCTTTACTTCACTCAGTGATTCTCAAGGCCAAGAAGGAGCTTGGTCTTCCCATCAACTCATCTTCTTCAAGGCTCTTAGGGAGTAATGGAGTTAATCTTCCATTTCTATCAATCCCTGCTACCAACCCTTCTTTTACTTTTACTGGTATGGTTGATGAGTTTCAACTTCAAGACCAACTAGCTGATGCTTGTGGTGGTAACACTGACTCAATTCGTTTTCCTTCATATTGGGGAAACACCTCTTTTCAAAGGAGCAATAACACTATGAATGATATTTTAGGAGCTGATGACCCTTCTTCAGCTTTTTTGTGGAGACCCTGTTTGTATTTTGCTAGAGGGTTTTGTAAAAATGGGAACAATTGTAGGTTTATCCATAGTGGGGTTGGGGAGTCTGCTGCTGAAGGTGACACCATTGTTGGGTCACCTAACAAGTTTGAAATGATGGACCAGTGCCATGAGTTGCTTAGATCTAAATCAGCTAGGCAACAAAGGctggctgctgctgctgctgctgttggTGCTGCTCAGATAATGGGCTCTGGTTCTTTTCCATACTCACCAAAGTccatcaatttagtccttcaacaGCCCCAAAATGATGCTCAGAG GGCTGCTTTAATGATGGGTGATGATATGAACAAGTTCAACCGTTCAAGTCCAGCTTCAAGGCAGATATACTTGACTTTCCCAGCTGACAGTACTTTCAGAGAAGAGGATGTGTCAAATTATttcag GAAGCAACCACAACAACAGATTGAAAATGGAACCCTAACTGGTCTTGATTCTAGAGATCCATTTGATGTTCAACTTG GTACAAGGATGTTTTACAATAACCAAGACATATTACGGAGGAGAAAATTGGGGGACCAAACTGATCTGCAACAAGCCCTTGAGCTTCAAAATAGAAGGTTGATGAGTCTGCAACTCCTTGATGTTAAGAAACACTCACCAAACCTTTACGGCCAGTCTCTTGTACTTCCACAAG AGAATAGTTCTAGCCCTGTGCCGGCTACATTGGTCACTGCTGCCGAGAAACAAACGAGTACTGGTAAAGAAACAGTCAGTTCTGAAGAGAATGGTAGTGAGAAGGAGAGCCCTCATTGTGAAGATGGTAATCTGCCAGAAAG TTTGGCATAA
- the LOC107920072 gene encoding dynamin-related protein 1E has translation MTTMESLIGLVNRIQRACTVLGDYGGGDNTFSSLWEALPSVAVVGGQSSGKSSVLESIVGRDFLPRGSGIVTRRPLVLQLHKTDEGSQEYAEFLHLPKRRFTDFGAVRNEIQEETDRITGKTKQISPVPIHLSIYSPNVVNLTLIDLPGLTKVAIEGQPETIVDDIETMVRSYVEKPNCIILAISPANQDIATSDAMKLAREVDPSGDRTFGVLTKLDLMDKGTNALDVLEGRSYRLQQPWVGIVNRSQADINKNVDMIVARRKEREYFATSPDYGHLASKMGSEYLAKLLSQHLESVIRSRIPSITSSINKTIDELESEMDHLGRPIALDAGAQLYTVLEVCRAFERIFKEHLDGGRPGGDRIYGVFDNQLPAALKKLPFDRHLSLQNVRRVVSEADGYQPHLIAPEQGYRRLIEGALNYFRGPAEASVDAVHFVLKELVRKSIGETQELKRFPTLQADIAAAANEALERFRDESKKTVVRLVDMESSYLTVDFFRKLPQEVENKGGNPQAPVTDRYGEGHFRRIGSNVSSYVGMVSDTLKNTIPKAVVFCQVKEAKQSLLTRFYTQLGKKEGKQLLQLLDEDPALMERRQQCAKRLELYKAARDEIDSVSWTR, from the exons ATGACCACCATGGAAAGCTTAATCGGTTTAGTTAACAGGATCCAACGAGCATGTACGGTGCTCGGTGATTACGGTGGCGGCGACAACACTTTCTCTTCCCTTTGGGAAGCTCTTCCTTCCGTTGCCGTCGTCGGTGGTCAG AGTTCAGGGAAGTCTTCGGTGCTTGAAAGCATAGTCGGACGTGATTTTCTTCCTAGAGGATCAG GAATTGTGACGAGACGGCCTTTGGTGTTGCAACTTCATAAGACAGACGAAGGTTCACAAGAGTATGCTGAGTTTCTTCACCTTCCTAAGAGAAGATTCACTGATTTTG GGGCGGTCCGGAATGAAATTCAGGAGGAAACCGATAGAATTACTGGGAAGACCAAACAAATTTCTCCTGTTCCTATTCATCTCAGTATCTACTCTCCAAATG TTGTCAACTTAACCCTGATCGATTTGCCGGGCTTGACAAAAGTTGCTATCG AGGGACAGCCGGAAACTATAGTTGATGACATCGAAACAATGGTTAGGTCTTATGTTGAGAAG CCTAATTGTATCATACTAGCTATATCTCCAGCTAATCAAGATATAGCAACTTCTGATGCTATGAAATTGGCCAGGGAGGTAGACCCCTCTG GTGACCGAACATTTGGGGTGTTAACTAAGCTTGACCTTATGGACAAAGGGACTAATGCTTTGGAT GTTCTTGAAGGAAGATCTTACCGGCTACAGCAACCTTGGGTTGGAATTGTGAACCGTTCTCAGGCTGATATAAACAAAAATGTGGACATGATTGTGGCAAGACGCAAGGAGCGTGAGTATTTTGCCACTAGTCCTGACTATGGCCACTTAGCAAGTAAAATGGGTTCAGAGTATCTTGCAAAACTTCTATCACAG CATTTGGAATCTGTTATTAGGTCTCGGATACCAAGTATCACTTCTTCGATAAACAAAACCATTGATGAGCTTGAATCAGAAATGGATCATCTTGGCAGGCCTATTGCTCTTGATGCTGGT GCTCAACTATACACCGTATTGGAAGTTTGTCGTGCATTTGAACGGATATTCAAGGAGCATCTGGATGGAGG GCGACCTGGAGGTGATCGTATTTATGGAGTCTTTGACAACCAGCTACCTGCTGCTTTGAAGAAGCTTCCCTTTGACCGCCATCTTTCTCTGCAAAATGTGAGGAGAGTAGTATCAGAGGCAGATGGTTATCAACCACACTTGATAGCTCCCGAGCAAGGTTACCGCAGGCTTATTGAAGGGGCACTAAATTATTTCAGGGGCCCAGCTGAAGCTTCTGTGGATGCT GTTCACTTCGTCTTGAAAGAACTTGTGAGGAAATCTATAGGAGAAACTCAG GAATTGAAACGCTTTCCCACTCTACAAGCTGATATAGCAGCGGCTGCTAATGAGGCCTTGGAGAGGTTCCGAGATGAAAGTAAGAAGACAGTTGTTCGGTTAGTAGACATGGAATCATCATATTTAACAGTGGATTTCTTCCGGAAGCTTCCCCAAGAAGTAGAAAATAAAGGAGGAAATCCTCAAGCTCCTGTTACAGATCGGTATGGTGAAGGCCATTTTCGGAGGATAGGGTCAAATGTTTCCTCATACGTCGGTATGGTGTCAGATACACTTAAGAACACAATCCCGAAGGCTGTGGTTTTCTGTCAAGTTAAGGAGGCAAAACAATCTTTACTAACCCGCTTTTACACGCAGCTAGGAAAGAAAGAG GGGAAACAGCTTTTGCAATTGTTAGACGAGGATCCAGCATTGATGGAAAGGAGACAACAGTGTGCTAAAAGGCTTGAATTATACAAGGCAGCGAGGGATGAGATTGATAGCGTATCATGGACGCGATGA
- the LOC107918823 gene encoding cytokinin dehydrogenase 6, whose product MKRNMLFLRSFMILVLSCIAIKINLCFPNILSSLKTLPIDGHFNFEQLHHAAKDFGNRYSFLPLAVLHPNSVSDIATTVKHIWQMGPGSDLTVAARGHGHSLQGQAQAHGGIVINMKSLQGLKMQFHIGNLPYVDVSGGELWINILREGLKHGLAPKSWTDYLHLTVGGTLSNAGISGQAFRHGPQISNVHQLEVVTGKGEVVTCSGKQNSDLFHGVLGGLGQFGIITRARISLEPAPEMVKWIRVLYTDFATFIRDQEELISGESTFDYVEGFVIINRTGLLNNWRSSFNPQDPVQASKFKSDGRTLFCLELAKYFNRDETAVVNREIHSSLSQLNHIPSTLFVSEVPYIEFLDRVHISEIKLRSKGLWEVPHPWLNLLVPRSKIQTFAQQVFGNILTDTSNGPILIYPVNKSKWDNRTSVVTPDEDVFYLVAFLSSAVPSSTGTDGLDHILIQNKRILEFCEIARLGVKQYLPHYSTQGEWKAHFGSRWEVFVRRKSSYDPLAILAPGQRIFQKAVPYSQ is encoded by the exons atgaaaaGAAACATGCTGTTCTTGAGAAGCTTCATGATCTTAGTCCTTAGCTGCATAGCCATTAAAATCAACCTTTGTTTTCCCAACATTCTGTCTTCATTAAAAACACTCCCCATTGATGGACATTTCAACTTTGAGCAACTTCACCATGCAGCTAAAGATTTTGGCAATAGGTATAGTTTCCTTCCTTTGGCTGTTCTACACCCCAACTCAGTTTCTGATATTGCCACCACAGTGAAGCATATTTGGCAGATGGGCCCTGGTTCAGACCTAACAGTTGCAGCTAGAGGTCATGGTCACTCACTTCAGGGTCAAGCACAAGCTCATGGTGGAATTGTCATCAATATGAAGTCACTCCAAGGCCTTAAAATGCAGTTTCATATTGGGAACTTACCTTATGTTGATGTCTCTGGTGGAGAGTTATGGATAAACATCCTGCGTGAAGGGCTTAAACATGGGTTAGCACCGAAGTCTTGGACGGATTATCTACATTTAACGGTTGGTGGTACGTTGTCAAATGCCGGGATCAGTGGACAGGCCTTTCGGCATGGACCGCAGATCAGTAATGTTCACCAATTGGAAGTTGTGACAG GGAAAGGAGAAGTGGTGACATGCTCGGGGAAACAGAACAGCGATCTGTTTCACGGCGTTCTCGGTGGACTCGGTCAGTTTGGCATCATAACACGGGCGAGAATATCATTGGAACCTGCACCGGAAATG GTGAAATGGATTAGAGTATTGTACACAGATTTTGCCACATTTATTAGGGACCAAGAGGAATTAATATCTGGAGAAAGCACATTTGATTATGTTGAAGGATTTGTGATCATAAACAGGACTGGTCTGTTAAATAACTGGAGATCATCATTCAATCCACAAGATCCAGTGCAAGCTAGCAAATTCAAGTCAGATGGAAGAACTCTCTTTTGCCTAGAATTAGCAAAGTACTTCAATCGAGACGAAACCGCAGTTGTAAATCGG GAAATTCATAGTTCATTATCTCAGTTAAACCATATACCATCAACACTCTTTGTATCGGAAGTTCCTTACATTGAGTTTCTAGACCGAGTTCATATTTCCGAGATCAAACTCCGGTCGAAAGGCTTATGGGAAGTTCCACATCCATGGCTTAATCTTCTTGTCCCAAGAAGTAAAATCCAAACATTTGCTCAACAAGTCTTTGGAAATATCCTTACAGACACCAGCAATGGCCCCATTCTCATCTACCCTGTTAATAAATCAAA GTGGGATAATAGAACATCAGTTGTGACACCAGATGAAGATGTTTTCTATTTAGTGGCATTCCTTTCATCTGCGGTACCTTCATCAACAGGAACTGATGGTTTAGACCACATATTAATTCAGAACAAAAGGATTTTAGAATTCTGCGAGATAGCTCGTCTCGGTGTAAAGCAATACCTGCCGCATTATTCGACGCAAGGAGAATGGAAAGCTCATTTCGGTTCGCGATGGGAAGTTTTTGTGCGGAGGAAATCGAGTTATGACCCCTTGGCAATACTTGCCCCTGGTCAAAGAATATTTCAAAAGGCAGTACCTTACTCACAATAA
- the LOC107919470 gene encoding glutathione S-transferase U17 gives MSEGEVKVLGTWASPFSTRVRIALHLKSVNYEYLEENFLESKGELLLDSNPVFKRIPVLIHGDNKPICESLIIVEYIDEVWSSGPSILPCDAYERADARFWATYVDDKFFPALKRAVVSGSEETKRASMAEVEEGVVMLEKLSKGKAFFGGDNIGYLDIVIGSVFEWIKVIDKCTETQLLSQAPCLLEWGARFSSHEAVKDVLSGVAKLAGFGLKLKAEI, from the exons ATGAGTGAGGGTGAAGTGAAGGTGTTGGGCACATGGGCAAGTCCATTTTCAACGAGGGTGAGAATTGCACTTCACCTAAAATCTGTAAATTACGAGTACTTAGAAGAGAATTTTTTAGAATCCAAAGGCGAGCTTCTTCTCGACTCAAACCCTGTTTTCAAAAGGATTCCGGTCCTTATTCATGGTGATAATAAGCCTATTTGTGAATCTCTGATCATTGTTGAGTACATTGATGAGGTTTGGAGCTCTGGACCTTCCATTCTTCCTTGTGATGCCTATGAACGTGCCGATGCTCGATTTTGGGCTACCTATGTCGACGACAAG TTTTTCCCTGCTTTAAAAAGAGCAGTGGTTAGTGGATCAGAAGAAACTAAAAGGGCATCAATGGCAGAAGTGGAAGAAGGGGTGGTGATGTTAGAAAAGTTGAGCAAAGGGAAAGCTTTCTTTGGTGGGGATAATATTGGGTACTTGGACATTGTAATCGGCAGTGTGTTTGAGTGGATTAAAGTCATCGACAAGTGTACTGAGACCCAGCTGCTTTCCCAAGCTCCTTGCTTGCTTGAATGGGGTGCTAGGTTCTCCTCCCATGAGGCAGTGAAAGATGTTTTGTCCGGTGTTGCCAAGCTTGCTGGTTTTGGTTTGAAGCTTAAAGCCGAGATCTAG
- the LOC107918554 gene encoding uncharacterized protein, producing the protein MLLNSPTVPLTSGNDHASVVAAAMADNLSRKRDSKGMMGSGSSSSTPPLPRAKLPRATLRHSKSVPDTGGGSLVPPQLRGRSNVVTEDISKLFINRHVATQPKGPEN; encoded by the exons ATGCTTTTGAACTCTCCGACTGTACCATTAACGAGCGGAAACGACCACGCATCTGTGGTAGCGGCGGCGATGGCGGACAATTTGTCACGAAAACGTGACTCGAAGGGGATGATGGGATCAGGCTCCAGCAGTAGCACGCCGCCGCTACCGAGGGCCAAACTTCCGAGAGCTACCTTACGTCATTCCAAGAGTGTTCCTGATACTGGAGGTGGCTCCCTTGTTCCTCCTCAACTCAGAGGAAG GAGTAATGTGGTCACTGAAGATATCAGTAAGCTATTCATCAACAGACATGTCGCCACACAGCCCAAAGGACCTGAAAATTAG